The Cytophagia bacterium CHB2 genome includes the window CGCCAAGTGTTGCGCAACATGCTCAATGCTGCGCCCACCTTTGCGCTGATGGCAATTCTTGCGACAGTCTATTGGCGCTTGAATATCGTCATGCTCTCCCAAATATGCGACGCCGAAGCCGTGGGGCACTATAGCGCTGGTTATCGTTTGATGGATCTCATCGCGTTTGCCGGCGGCAGCGTGCTCACCGCGCTTTATCCTGCCATGGCCCGGCTCTTTCATCACCTCCGCGAGGATTTCAAACTGCTGCTTGACAAAGGCATGCAGTACACCATTGCCTTTTATCTGCCTCTCGCCGTTGCCGTGCATGAGCTGAGCCCGAAAATCATCGTGTTATTCTTCGGCGAAAGCTTCAGCGCTGCGGCGGACGTCTTGCGGCTCTTAACCTGGGTTACTTTTCCACTGACGCTGGCGAAATTGTTTGCCAACGCGCTTGTAATCGCCGGCCGCCCGGATCTTGACCTGCGCGTCAATGCCCACCGACTCGTTTGGAACGTCGTGTTGAGCTATGTGCTCATCGCCCAATTCGGTATGATCGGCGCGTGCTGGGCGATCTTGCTTTCCACGATCGCCTCAGTCTTTTTGCAGGCTTTCTATTTGCGCGATATCGCGCCGCTCGCGCTCTCGTTTGCCGGGCTGTCAAAAACCTGCGCCGCCTCGCTGGTAATGATATTCGCGCTCAAACTCACAAGCGCATGGGCGCTCATTC containing:
- a CDS encoding flippase yields the protein MSGKILKNASSLLLVQVLNPLLGMAFVITLARIDGAAGLGVYMFALSLVNIFENIAGLGLREYLIREVGKNPSHWPALHNCAMAVGLAAALLAQLLMLAFAKVAGYDAETLNGLFAVSFSLMPAVMLYISVSFLYAFDHMAIASAVFIVETIVRTVLGLLIIYYGLGMHWLLISFTFSRIAAAAMAGWAQCKHLGAPGRVWNRQVLRNMLNAAPTFALMAILATVYWRLNIVMLSQICDAEAVGHYSAGYRLMDLIAFAGGSVLTALYPAMARLFHHLREDFKLLLDKGMQYTIAFYLPLAVAVHELSPKIIVLFFGESFSAAADVLRLLTWVTFPLTLAKLFANALVIAGRPDLDLRVNAHRLVWNVVLSYVLIAQFGMIGACWAILLSTIASVFLQAFYLRDIAPLALSFAGLSKTCAASLVMIFALKLTSAWALI